The Balaenoptera acutorostrata chromosome 13, mBalAcu1.1, whole genome shotgun sequence region TTCCCATTTACAATATAGTATAATACCATATCAAATGAGGTGCTAATGAAAAAAGTCAACGTGACCCCGAGTACCTGGCATATAAGAGACGTTCAATAATATacttccgggacttccctggtggcgcagtgcttaagaatacacctgccaatgcaggggacatgggttcgagccctggtccgggaagatcccacatgccctggagcaactaagcccatgtgtcacaactactgagcctgcgcacctggaggccgtgctctgcaacaagagaagccaccacaatgagaagcctgcacaccgcaacaaagagtagcccctgctcgcggcaactagagaaagcctgtgtgcagcaacgaagacccaacgcagccacaaataaatttattttaaaaaattataataataatatacttcCGACACTTACTCAAAACAAATACTGTAGCCAGTAATCACCCGAAAAGATGCTCACCGTCATTAGTCACTGAgggaatgcaaagcaaaaccaggAGATGcctcttcacacccactagaatgggtGTGAATAGATTCAAAGGTCACTTAttacaagtgttgacaaggatgtggagaaattgtaccctcatacactgctggtgggaaggtaaagtagtgtagtcactttggaaaacagtttggcagttcctcaaagagTAAAATGTAGAATTACCATTTGACCCATCGGtgtcactcctaggtatatatctcaGAGAATCGAACatgtatgtccacacagaaaGTTGGACACGAACAtttatggcagcattattcataagagccaaagaAGGCagacaactcaaatgtccatcaactgccGAGTGGATAAAGGCAATGTGGTACAACCATGCAATGGAAAATCACTTGgtcataagaaggaatgaagtactgacatagGCTCAAAACTTGAAAACGTTAAGGTAAGTAAAAGAAGCTAGTTACTACATAGTGTACGATCCCATTTATAGGAAacgtccagaataggtaaatccaaagagacagaaagtagattagtggttgcttaagACTGGGGTGAATGGGGAGATTGGGTAGTGATAGctgatgggtacagagtttcttcttgagatgatgaaaatgttccaaaattgattgtggtgatggttgtacatttctgtgaatataccaaaaaatcattgaattggaTGCTTTAATTGGAtgaattgtatggcatgtgaattatatctctcATTGATAAAGCTTTATTAACTGTTAACAAAAAATAAGCAAGCAAAAAGGTTGCACTTCACATTTGTAAACTTACTGTATATTTAttgtaaatttgttttatttataagttGTAATAAGTTCATTCACATTTGACTTTAATAACTATCTTTTTCACTGGTGCTTTGTAACTGCAATATTGTTGAATTTATAATGATTTGGCCTCTTCATTCCAAGTTTATATCTTATTGTAGTAAGCTTATCATTGTAATAATAAGCTTATATCTTATTACTATCTACCTCACCCTGAACCAAGTAACTAATAAGCCATTTTCTTAAATCCTTCCAAGCACCTGCCAGGTAGATAGtttgcagagaaggaaactaaaGCATAGATTGCCCAAAGTTACAACTAGTTGCAGAGGACATGAATTCAAAACCTAGATCTGCAGGGCTACCAAACCTTACCTCACTGCTGTGCATATTGCTTTAATCAAGTTGAAATTAACTAGTAGAGAAAGTATGCTGACACCCCTGGTTCTCTGGGCATCGAATGACTTCTGTTTCCCAACCTTCCCAGGATGGCTTTTATGCAAAGTACAGGAATTAGACATGGCAGCTGACACAGAGGCAACCAGCCTAGGAGGtacagaatatattcaggaatataGTAAGTCATCAGGTACACTAGAGAGACTGACATACACACAGCAGACATGCAAgagtattcattgcagcatcattTGGAAACAAATGGCAAATAGTCAAAGGACTATTACACTGAAGTTAGTTACATTGATCTAGACCTATACATATCAACACAGGCGAATCTCAAACTACTGAATGGAAAAGCCAGGTCCAGAAGGATACTATGGCATGATGCCATTCATATAGTTTTAAGACATTCAAAACAAGATCTGAAACAGTAAAGCAATCAGCAGCCTCCTGTGTTTGCACTAGGCTGTTATGTAGGCGTCCAAGGGTCTGTAGGCTAGACTGCCCTATTCTGCCTGCGCTGAGCCCGGACGAGATGAGGAGCTTGGGGCACCAACAGAATCAAAGCATCTACCGTGTAAAACTACCCTAGAAAACCGCATCACTGATGATTCCAAAAACCACACTGAAAGTTTGGTTTCTTGGGTTGCTCAGTTAAAATGCAGGGTGTTCTCGTGACCTCCCCAGATTGCCTGGAAAAGTCTGAGGTCTTGAAAATCAGACCAGGACATTTTGGAAGACTTGCTTTAAGTGGGTAtcattttgaattgtttttcctaCATTGTTTTTATTAATGGCTTTTAAAATACATCTGATCGTAGCATTCTCCTGTGGCAGTCTTACATTTATCATCACAGGTTCTGTAAGAACACCGCAGCTCCCCCAGGAGCTCAGCGTTACCTCCCCTGCTCTCTGGGGGCCACGTCACGCTGGTCTTCTCCAGTCACTGCTGTGGTCCCCAGCCCTCCCTCTGGCCTCTGGTTTTCTTGCTCAAAAAGTGGTCAAGTTCTCACACGTCTCCATGGACAAAAAGCATCATATAAAAGATTGCAAAGTATTCTGAAACCCtcaaaattcattcattaattcaaagaAAATGTTTGAGTAGCATCTGGGGACCTGGGGTGAACAAAATCAATCCAGTTGATGCCTTGTGGAGAAGACAATCAAAAGTAAAAGTAAGATTACAACTGTGATAGTCAGCAAGAGATCCCATAAAATTACTTCAGGCCCAGACAGGCGCTCAAGGAAAGAATCTCTGGGGAAATTATTTTCAAGCTGAGATCAGATATAAAAAGTGCTAActaggcgtgtgtgtgtgtgtgtgtgtgtgtgtgtgtgtgtgtgtgtgtgtgtgcaagcgcATAACTCCATTCCAGAGGGGACCTTGGGAGCCAGGCCCCATGGTGGGAGGGAGCGGGGCTCGTCTTGCGGGGAGAGTGTAGTGggatgcggggggtgggggtgggtaagGGGGCTGCTGGCAGCTGCGGAGGCTTTGCTTGGGGAAggaggtgtgaggtgatggaaTTTCAGTTCTGAAAAGATCTTTCTTGCCCAAGCTTGGAGCTGAAGGGAGATTTGGGGGGAGTTAAAAATCGATGGTAATAGATTGGGCAATTGTAAAAAAGGAAGTGAAATGTGAGAATTTAAAACTTCAGACAACTGCACCCAGAACTTCTGCCTTATAGGTTCAACCCTTTATTATTAAGCTTTATGTTTTCATAAGTTTCATAACAGATACATGAATGCAGGATTTGATATTGAAGTAACTCCATTTTACTTAAGTATTCAATGAATACACTGCTTTCTACTAAAATTTTGTGTTAGTCCAGTTTAGATTAGAATAAGAGTAAGTACATGTAAATCCATCTGTtactttccctcttttccttatGAAAACATTCTCActtcttttaaatatatgtaacagGGTGCTGGAAAATAgcaattttttataaaaacattagGAAGATATTGAAACAGGTATGATATTATAAAATGCCAAATAATCTCTTTAAAGCTAGATGTCTGTGGTTTGAGTGAATAATTGAGATGTCAGACAAATGAGCCAATAAAAGGGGATCAGCTTGGGACTTTCTTTAGAAAGAAGTTAGTATATTTTTGACAAtatcaatgtttttattttagttaataaCTAATAGAAGCTTTCTTTTCtacttatttaatttcttaaaaatcctGGACTTCAAATTGTGTTCTATATTACTGATGAAGACTCAAATCTGTTTAGTTTAATTCAAGTATCTGCTCCAGTTTCTGCTAAAATTATAATTATGGCTAAGATGCTTTGAGATTTTTCACATAATCAAATGGAAATATCGTGATTTTAAACCACCAAGAATATTGAATTTAAATGATGCTATTTTAAAACTCTGggtttaaactttgggtttgcaTCACTGTGGGGGGTGTGAGAGgacccttcctttctttcctttggtgCGTTCTGCTCAATGTGCTTGGCCTGTGGTCATACTTCTGGCCCTGGTGAAATGTGCAGAGAATTCGTGGATAACAGTGCTCATTAAAGCATTATTTAGAGTAGCAAGGAAGTGAGAAATAACCTCCAAGTCCAAGGAATAGTTAAGGGGGTGGTTAAATTATTTCAACCACATAATAGAATATTAGTAACCATAAAAAGTGTGTATGAAACTTTCACCTGGGGAAAAGTGTTTATGATATGAGAACAGGATATTAGATTATAAACAATATGATCAAGTGCCTGCATAGAAAAAAGTATTGACAGTGGTTAATTCTAAATTGTAGAATTATGAGTGATTTTGACTTTTGTATAAAGagtatgatttattttatatgcaggaataatgttattttttacaGTGAGAGCCTTTTTAGGTGATCATAGCTCTATTTGTACTTCGGCTCAGAGACAGGTGAATTGAACAATTGTTTGAAAGCATCTCTAACTGACAAAGTAAACTTAGGTGCAATCTTTGTGCATCTCCTTGGTAACTACCTCTATGGGGGCTGGAGTGGGTGAGGGTGTCCCAGGAAGCAATCATGGAGCTCCTGTGTCACCTGTTTCTTTGGTTGTCCTTTGATTTGGTTTCCTTTGGTTTGGAGAACATACTGTTAGAATCTGCTTGGACTGGGCAGATTAAACAGAGTCTTCCCCAAAACTGTGTGACTGGAATTATTGAATTGGaatgcagctattaaaaaagcaacttctgggatttccctggcagtccagtggttaagactctacacttccaatacagggggtgtgggttcgatgcctggttggggaacttagATCCCAAGTGCTgcagcggccaaaaaaaaaaaaaaaaaaggcaacttcTTTGAGAAAACTGCTTGTGGTAATTTAAAGAAGGATCTATATAGAActtaattctggaaaaaaaaattgacctaaTATAACTCATGCTTTTCCtccatgatttacaaatattaggTATGCATTGAAAAGTGTTCTGCCATTTTACAACCATCTTTGTTAAGTGGTTAATCACCTTCTTAATTACATTCTTATTGCattgcctttgttcttttaatcttttattttactaaaatgaattcttttttttttttttttggctgtgttgggtcttcgtttctgtgcaagggctttctctagttgcggcgagcgggggccactcttcatcgcggtgcgcgggcctctcactattgcggcctctcttgttgcggagcacaggctccagacgtgcaggctcagtagttgtggctcacgggcctagttgctccgcggcatgtgggatcctcccagaccagggctcgaacctgtgtcccctgcattggcaggcagattctcaaccactgcgccaccagggaagcccctaaaatgaattcttaaatactaaaaataagaaCTCGTGTTATGCAGATTATTACTCAAAAAGTACAGTTTTCactttttcacattttcaaatgACTAGTCTACTGTCTTCAAGTCtgtaagaaaaaaactgaaagaagtaACGATTGATTTATATATCAATTAATGTACAGTTAAGTAAACTGGAATCCAAAGCTATCAATAAAATTAGCTGACTTTCCCGTAATTACTAGAACAGTTTTGCATAGGAAAAATTTGGAATATAGAAAAACCTAAATGTTAAATGATTTTCATTTTAGTCAGATGGAGTCCGTGGATTCACAACTTAAGGGGCGTGTTCTTCAAGTGACAAAACGTTACTTTGCATCAAAAGTGTGGAGAGGTTCACCTCAGACAACAGCCTGCCTGCTTCCTCACAGCGGGAAAGGTGTTCAGATGTCCTACCGAGTCGGGGCAGCGGGCCAAATCCGCTGGAATACGGAACAGCAGCTCCTACCATCTGGGGGTCATGGACGCCCCTCCCCACAGCAGGCACGCAGCAAGTTTAGGGGGTTTTGCCAGATCCCCTGAAATCCGCGGCACGAGCCCTGTGTTAGGAACTCTTGACCCAGCAAAACCAACAAGCACAGATTTAGCCAACCAGATTTAGACTCACTCAGGtccttcttttaatttaaaaggcATTATCAGCTTTTAAACACACTTTTAGATATCCGACCTTCTCTCATACTGCTTTAAATAATGGCTGTACGTGCATCAAAAAAGTGAAGTTTTGATACCTACTCATCCATTTAATTTGATGCCTCATATATGGTGGGTTTTGACCAAATTTAAAACAGCCAGCTGGAGTCTGGGTGATGACAGGAAGGAACTGAGTTACTGGCGGTCATCCCCTTCCTGGCAGCGTGCCCAGAGCTGGGCTTGGGGCCCTGCAGAACGTGGTCCTCAGCGCccggagggtggagggaggacaGGCTTCAGGGCAGGTGGACCTGTCTGACGTCTGATGCAACCTCCCTGGGTGGAGCTAAGTATTCATCCTGCAGACAGAACTGGAGCGCCCTCCCCGAGATCTGCAGCTCGTGTGTGCAGGACACAGATCCCAATGACCTTTTCTACCAGAACAGCAGATGTAGAAATTTATAAATAAGTCACTGACAGGTGAACTCACTCTGATTCAGCAGGATAAGCACAGATGATCTGCCAGCTGACTTGGGATAACAACTGACAgagaaatgggaaagcaaggaaaACAACGGCATCTAATTTGTTCAACTAAAATTAGAACGTGCTCATAGAATCAGAATATTATGTCAGTGAAACATGCTTGAGTATCTTCATAAAAGACAAAAGGTTTGTGTCTTCAGGTATGTCACACAGATACATATTCAGTCCAAGACCTGAAGCCAAGCATGTATCTGCATCTTCAAGATGAAgtgcagaaaaaaaacaaaaacactaatttgaaaagatacatgcactccaatgttcattgcagcattatttacaattgccaagatatggaagcaacctaagtgtccatcagcagatgacggataaagaagatgtgatgtgtatatacaatggaatacttctcagccattaaaaaagaatgaaatttgccatttgcagcaacatggatggacttggaggtcgtcatgctaagtgaaataagtcagacagagaaagacaaatactgtatgatatcacttatatgtgggaactctaaaaaatataacaaactaggaaatataacaaaaaagaagcagactcacagatatagagaacaaattagtggttaccagtggggagagggaagggggagaggcaactaggggtaggggattaagaggtacaaactattatgtataaaataagctacaaggatacattgtacaacatggggaatacagccaatattttctaataactataaatggagtataacatttaaaaattgtgaatcactacattgtacacctgtaacatataatattgtacgtcaactacaataaaaacttcaattaaaaaataaagctaagactaaaaattaaaaataaaatagtaaaaaaaaaagatgaaatgcaAAATTCCactggaaaagaaatatttgcattctggggggcggggtgggatcCTCAGGAACCACTCATGAAATGGGGTGAGAACCTAATGCACATGTGTCTTCTTTAAATCCTTCCATTAACGTCTCAAACAGAAGCCACTAGTTGTCATCCCCAAGCACTCATTCATCGTGACTTGTGTTTTGATTGAAAACTAATTTGAGGGATGGGGATGAAAAGTACTTTAACAAAATCcagtttttaaataatagtttttcctttaaaatgtgcCCTTTTTAAGGAACAATGACAAAGAGTGTTTCTGTTCTATTTAGAAAAGAgcatttgtgaatttttaaaaattattcctgaAGGTTTTTCATGTAGTGCAGAAGCAGTAGCTCCCTTAGTGAACAAATATGGGATTAAATGTTTCAAGATGAAAACAGAAGATATGTAAACGGTGAACATTTTAGTGCCTTAATAAGGCCTCGTCATTTGCTCTTGAGCAGAACTTTCAATCCCAGCTTGCACCATCAAGTCGTTCACATTCTTCTGCAAGTCTTCAATGCGACCTCCCATTTCTTCCAGTACAAGGTTAAGGAGGACAGCACATGGAATACAGGCACCTACCAGGTCCCTCAAAACCTCCGCGTAAACAGCATCACCGGGGCTGATAAAAATGCCCTGTGgtgatggcctacagacacatgaaagaatgctcaacatcattaatcattagagaaatgcaaatcaaaactacaatgagatatcatctcacaccggtcagaatggccatcatcaaaaaaatctagaaacaataaatgctggagagggtgtggaggaaagggaacactcttgcactgttggtgggaatgtaaattgatacagccactatggagaacagtatggaggttccttaaaaaactacaaatagaactaccatacgacccagcaatcccactactgggcatataccctgagaaaaccataggtcaaaaagagtcatgtaccaaaatgttcattgcagctctatttacaatagccaggacatggaagcaacctaagtgtccatcgacagatgaatggataaagcagatgtggcacatatatacaatggaatattactcagccctaaaaagaaatgaaatggaggtatttgtaatgaggtggatggagttagagtctgtcatacagagtgaagtaagtcagaaagagaaaaacaaatacagtatgctaacacatatatatggaatctaagggaaaaaaaaaaaaaggccatgaagaacctagtggcaagatgggaataaagatacagacctactagagaatggacttgaggatatggggagggggtggggtgagatgtgacagggtaagagagtgtcatggacatatatacactaccaaatgtaaaatagatagctagtgggaagcagccgcatagcacagggagatcagctcggtgctttgtgaccacctagaggggtgggatggggagggtgggagggagggagatgcaagagggaagagaaatgggaacatattgtatatgtataacagattcactttgttataaagcagatgctaacacactattgtaaggcaattatacttcaataaagatgtttgaaaaaaataataataaaaaaaaaaaaaaaatgccctgtgGTGCATCTAAAATGAGGGAATCAAAGGCAGTGGACGTGTACTAACACCTTAAGTCAGTGCACATTAATCACGTCCCTGAGGGTTTGTACGTGCCTTTAATCTCTGCACTGTGAGCCCAGTTCTGAAACCTTGGCTCCCTTTCCGTGGACATGGATTCGGGGATGTGACGTTGTCTGGTATGTTTAACTATGTTTTAACCAAACTCTAATCAGTatgtaaatacaatgaaaattaaCTGTGTTTAAAACAAACTTTCCTACTGTTTAATTTTATCCTGTTTCAGAATCTCCTTTTCCCTGTGGGAACCCATCTACAGGATCTCTCTGCAAACAATTTGCACACATTTTAAGGCAGGAGTTTAATTGTGTGAAGTGAGTTCACTTGGGCAAGTCTTAGGGCAAGTGTCCCCTTTTCTGGATTTTCTTAAACCGGAAACAAACATTCCACCTAACTCTGTTTGAATCCATGGCTTACCAAACGCCGAGCTGCTGaagttacaaaacaaaacaaggtaaGGAGAGCCAGATAGCGTACCCTACGTGGGAGACCTAAGCAGCACATGTGCAGGGTTCTGACTGTTTGGGGGAGTATAAATGCTACTGAGCAGACTAACCAGATGTACTGAGAGCTTGCTGGAAAGCCCCACTGGGCAGTGTGTATCGTACGTGTGTCCTTGTGTTCTATCCTTGCCTCATGAAATGCCCTGTGTTGCTGGTCAAGCAGGAAGTAATTACCTGTGAGTGGTAATTAATACATCAGGATGCCATGTAAAGGCACAGACGTAAATACCAGGAAGTCTTAGGTCAACAATTATCCACTAATAGCAGAAAACAACAAGATAGTCCATGACAGTTCAATAGTCCAAAAGCATTGCAGTATTTGTTATGAGATAGAAAAGGATATTTCTGAGGTTTAATGCTGCAGTCAGAGCTTGAAAATGTTCTTGAAGTTCCTGAAATAGATTTTCTGCCTGAAAAATGAACCACaagtgaatatatatttacttgtGATGCAGAGCGTTCTAAGCACCATGGAAGAGAACCACCTATATATACAGTTAGTTGATTCCTGACAAGGTGTTAAGGCCTTCCCACTCAAAGGGTAAGGACGATCTATTCAACCAGCAGCACTGGAACAGTGCTAGCCAAATGCATAACTCACTAAATAAGCAGGCCCGACCTTTacctcacaccattcacaaaaagtCACTCAAAATGATCAGACACTTAAATATACGCAATAAACTATCAGACGTCTAGGAGATAACGCAGGAGAAAATCTTATTAACCTTGGGCTCCTCAAAGACTTCTTAAGAAGGCCTGAGACAATCACCAGACACACCCACCGTGGGCCTCTTGCCTCGCCTGCACTTGTGGGTATTTATTAGCTGGGACTGGGGTTGCAGAAATTGTTTACCAGGCCGTACGGATGTATCATCTATGGTGACTGGCAGCAGGCGGTATCGTACGTCGCCTTAGAGTTTACGGATTTAGATCTCATACCCTTTACGACACAGTTCACTCCTGGCACCCGtgtgttatctccattttagagcCCAGGACATGGAGGCGGATCTCCACCTGGAGGCTGCTTTTACGTAGGAAGAAGGCCCTCTGTCAGGAGCTCTTCCCTTCAATCAGGTCAGGAGAACGTGGATTCGAGTGTGCCCAGCTAACCAGTTCTTT contains the following coding sequences:
- the HSBP1L1 gene encoding heat shock factor-binding protein 1-like protein 1; translated protein: MAARGPEAPSGRALRDAAENLFQELQEHFQALTAALNLRMEEMGGRIEDLQKNVNDLMVQAGIESSAQEQMTRPY